Part of the Chitinophagaceae bacterium genome, AAATGGCCATTGGAAATCCAAAAGACATCCATGCAGCAAAAGTGATTTGAACACCAACTTCCTGAAGTGCACCCACGGCAATTGCATTTGGCGTACTGCCAATAATTGTACCGATTCCACCAACAGAAGCGGCTGCCGGGATACCAATCAGTAATGCGCGGGAAAAGGCAGCTTCTTTGCCAATCAATAAAATAAGTGGTAAAACTGAAGAAACCATCATGGCCGTTGTCGCTGTATTCGACATCACCATGCTACCTAAGGCAGTTGTGTACATCAGCCCCAATAACAGCTTTTGAGGTTCTTCACCAAAACGTTTGATGGTAAAGCGAAAAAGCGATTTGTCCAGACCAACCACACTCATACCTTTTGCCAGAAAAAAACCGCCTAATAACAGCCATATTACATTGCTTGTCCAGGTACTGATATAAGTATCAACCGGAAAGGATTCTTCTATAATAAAGTCTGTTCCAAATCCCAGTGATAACATTGCTATCAAAAATATACCTACAGAAAATGGCGGAATAGACTCAGTAACCCACAAACCAATAGCAAGTACTGTAAGGAAAAAAACAAAATTTACGGACTCGCCATATTCCAATCCACTGAATAACCAAGTTAATATCAGTGCTAAAACGGCATTTCCGATAAAAGTTGAGGTGTTGAAAATGAGATTCATTCGCAACTTCCTGTATAAGGACTTAAGTTTCATTCTGAAGCAAAAATACGGAAAATGCTAAATTCTTTTACTTTAGTCTTTTTAAAATCTTCTGAATACTTCAAATGTTTACTTATTAATATTAAAATTTGCTTTCATGATAAATTGACTTTTAGTGGTCAACCCATATCATGTACTTTCTATAAATATTTATCCAAATCCGGTTTCCTCAATTTTAAAAATCAAATCTGAAAATAGACTGGAAGCAAAAAATTCAATCTTTGATTTGTAAGGAAGAAAATAATTGCATTTTCAACACACTTACCATTTTCAAAAGATTTAAGCTTTCTAAAAACCGGTATCTGTCATACTCAAATAAAAACTGCAGATAATACTAATAATCAAAATATTTTAAAGCATTAAAACATTAATACTCTCCTATCCTTACTTCTTCTCTTTTTAATCAAGCTTATCAATTCAGGAAACACTTAGACTGAATGTAAAAAAGGTAATATCAGATATATCTGAATTCAAATAAGCTTATG contains:
- a CDS encoding DASS family sodium-coupled anion symporter; its protein translation is MKLKSLYRKLRMNLIFNTSTFIGNAVLALILTWLFSGLEYGESVNFVFFLTVLAIGLWVTESIPPFSVGIFLIAMLSLGFGTDFIIEESFPVDTYISTWTSNVIWLLLGGFFLAKGMSVVGLDKSLFRFTIKRFGEEPQKLLLGLMYTTALGSMVMSNTATTAMMVSSVLPLILLIGKEAAFSRALLIGIPAAASVGGIGTIIGSTPNAIAVGALQEVGVQITFAAWMSFGFPMAILMVWLFWLFLTRRFALKGTQIDLSTIKESSFDAKPSHRIAVIITLFVTIGLWLTEPLHGIPVAGTSALPIVLLTLTKVVTAEHVRSLPWDTLMLVAGGLALGIALVQVGLAEIIMQEVKSMDIPTFVIAVMFAYIAVLVSNVMSNTAASSILIPLAITLPAVWGISVPVIVALSCSCALLLPVSTPSNAISYATGLIEQKEFRPGGIFLILIAPIVSIISVLIWVYFFV